In one Bordetella pertussis 18323 genomic region, the following are encoded:
- a CDS encoding P-II family nitrogen regulator codes for MKLVIAIIKPFKLDEVRMALSDIGVQGLTVTEVKGFGRQKGHTELYRGAEYAVDFLPKLRVEAAVPDHLVDQVIEAIEQSARTGKIGDGKIFTAPLEEVIRIRTGESGEAAL; via the coding sequence ATGAAACTCGTCATCGCCATCATCAAGCCCTTCAAGCTGGACGAAGTGCGGATGGCCCTGTCCGACATCGGCGTCCAGGGCCTGACCGTCACTGAGGTGAAGGGCTTCGGACGCCAGAAAGGCCACACCGAGCTTTACCGCGGCGCCGAATACGCCGTCGACTTCCTGCCCAAGCTGCGGGTCGAGGCGGCCGTGCCGGATCACCTGGTCGACCAGGTGATCGAAGCGATCGAACAGTCGGCCCGCACCGGCAAGATCGGGGACGGCAAGATATTCACCGCCCCGCTCGAGGAAGTCATCCGCATCCGCACCGGCGAGTCCGGTGAGGCCGCCCTGTAA
- a CDS encoding accessory factor UbiK family protein codes for MNRTQQWMEDLQKNISDLIARSPAADVERNVRAMMTQTFARLDLITREEFEVQVDLLARARTRVDQLSAQVQQLEARLAALEAGKPQA; via the coding sequence ATGAACCGCACACAGCAATGGATGGAAGACCTGCAGAAGAACATTTCCGATCTGATCGCCCGCAGCCCGGCAGCGGATGTGGAGCGCAATGTGCGCGCGATGATGACGCAGACGTTCGCCCGGCTGGATCTGATCACCCGCGAAGAATTCGAGGTGCAGGTGGACCTGCTTGCCCGGGCGCGTACGCGGGTCGATCAATTGTCGGCGCAGGTGCAGCAGCTGGAAGCCCGCCTGGCCGCGCTCGAAGCCGGCAAGCCGCAAGCATAG